Sequence from the Segatella copri genome:
CGTAGAAGGCAATCTTCTTGCAGCCCGTATCAATCATGTGGGTAACGGCAGTAAAGGCACCCATATAGTCATCTACCACCACTCGCGAGCAGTTCACGCCCGTACATATTCTATCATAGAAGATGAGCGGCACCCCATTCTGCAGCAGTTTTTCGAAATGATCATACTGCTTGGTATCCTTCGCCTGTGAAACGATGATGCCACAAACCTTGTTCTGATAGAAGTCTTCACAGATGGCCACCTCCTTATCGTAACGCTCGTTACTCTGCGCCACCATCACACGGTAACCTCTGGCTCTAGCCTCTTCCTCTATACCCGAAAGCACCGACATGAAGTAATAGTGCACCACCTGAGGTACAATAACTCCAATCACCTTCATCGGCTTCACCTTATTATGTCTTAAAGCTTCACCCAGGAAGTTAGGGAAGAAGTTATTTTCACGCGCGTATTTCTGAATACGCTCCTTTTGGGCAGTACTGATACGAGAACTGTCCTTCAATGCTCGGCTCACCGTGGCAACACTTACGCCCAGATCGCGAGCTATATCTTTCATTGTTATTGTTTCTTTATCGCCCATTGCTATTAGTTGTGCTGCAAAATTACGAAATATCCTTAATATCAGTTCAAAGTTCTTGACTTAAATCAAGTAATTTCTGTGCAAACGTTTGCACAAAATAAATAACGGAATTAACATAAAAATAGTACAACATAAGAGAAAAGAACTTAATTTTGCACACAGAAACGACAAGTTTATGGGCAAACGCCCCATTCCTACCTTATATAATATAAGCAAGATGCCAGAAAGACCCCGAAAAGAGCCAGAGCGGTATTTTAGAGTAGGAACGATGACAACTTAAGCCGAAAAGAACGAAAAAGTAAATAATTTAATATAATACATTAACTTAAAAATCAAGCAAATGATGAAGCAGGTAAAAATTAAATTGCCTCTCAGAGCGTTGACCCTAGCAAGCGGTCTGCTTCTGACGGTGAGTTCCTTTGCGCAGAGTAATGCAATTAAGGGACATGTGAAGGATGCTTCTGGTGAGCCTATCATGGGTGCTACCATTACAGTTAACGGTAAGGCAGTGGGCATTACCGACATGGATGGT
This genomic interval carries:
- a CDS encoding LacI family DNA-binding transcriptional regulator, translating into MGDKETITMKDIARDLGVSVATVSRALKDSSRISTAQKERIQKYARENNFFPNFLGEALRHNKVKPMKVIGVIVPQVVHYYFMSVLSGIEEEARARGYRVMVAQSNERYDKEVAICEDFYQNKVCGIIVSQAKDTKQYDHFEKLLQNGVPLIFYDRICTGVNCSRVVVDDYMGAFTAVTHMIDTGCKKIAFYGSPMNLEISKNRYNGYHDALVKHGLTENPDWVKICDDRASAEAITPDILIGEDRPDAFFAINDDTAIGILYTAKRMGLKVPEEISICGFTNGDRAKACDPMLTTVEQRGVAVGEEAANILIGQVEGSIPRDEVEKRVVRTRLVVRGTTR